TGTCAAAGGTGGCTGTACCTAAATACAACCGGGGTGACCAGACGTCGGGTTTGCGCTGTGTGTCCAGGGCATCCCGGAAATGGTAGTATGAATCACCTCTTCTATCCCCCTCAAATTTGCCTTTATCTCCGTTGATATCAGCGGCAAAGCGGGCATAAGCGGAAAGACTTACGGTGCCGTTACCCAGCTTGACTTGATCGGTGCGCACCCGCAGGTACTGGTAGAAATCCTGGTCGTTACCCATATTGTTGCTATCCACATCATTGAATCTGTAACGGTAGCGGGAGGTGAGGGTTGTGTAAACCTTGGTACCGGCAATGCCGGTACCAACATAGTTCTCCTGTAATATGCCCGGAGATACCTGCTGCGACCAGCTATCGGGTGTGGTGTAGTTTTCAAGCTCAAAAGCCGGGGCGGTGCCGGTTAGGGCAGTGATGCAGAGCATCGCAGCCAGAGGGATGCCCCATGTTGAATATCTGTGCACGAAGTGCCTCCTTCTGTAATGGTTGATATGAAACCGGCCGTCGCTCACATACACGACGGTCGGTCCAGGCTACCATGGCCGGTGGGACGTTGCCTGTCCTGCAATTAAGGGCGGGCAACAGTCCGGAAGGTCTGTCTCATACTTGATTGAGATGCGTAATCACTTGCCGTAAGCAAGGGCCGCATACGACGGGTCGTTCTTGTCGAACGACCCGTCGTATGGTTTTAAAAGAGCGGACGATTGCAAGTAATATCCATAATCATTGGTGACATGCCGTTCGATTACTAGCCACTCCCCATTGCGATACTCCCACTTGTCGCAATAGCGAGCGACGCCTTGTATTAGAGTATATGTGCCATCCCCGTTCGGAAACATTACCGGAGCCGTAACATATGTTTCCGACCCCGCTTTTTTCCCGTTGACGGTAATTGCAATATTACCCATGAAGTGAGCGTAGAATCCGCCCGCAGCCGTTATCCCCTTGTCGGTAACATTCACGCACTTATCAACCCAGTCCCAACCGGTTCCTTTAAAAACGGGACCCGTATCGGGGTTTGTTCCAAAATCAACATAAGAGTCTTCTGCAAACATTTTTTTGCCTTCTTCGGCATCCTGCCTGTCATCACCGCGACAATATAAACATAGTTTGTAACGTATCTCTTCTTTTGCCTCCAAAACCCATAATCTGTCTTGTAGCTGCAAAATATCCGTTTCCGATGTGCTTGTTTCTGCGGCATCCGAACTAGCACATGCGGCAAGCCCCATAGTCGCAACGCCTATTGTGCCGATAGCGCTTGCCTTCAAAAAAGTTTTCCGGGATAGCTTTTCATTCACCTTTAAATCCTCCTTCAGTAAGTCTCCTGACGTTGAATAGATTTGTGGTCTGCAAAAGCCCATGAATTTTGAGAAAAAGCAGCATGATGCCGTTTGTGTAGAGACTGCCCTTTATTTTGAGCCGTTTCTTCGTGATGATAATCAGCACATAGACCAATATTGTTATCCAAATCTGAGCGTTGGCAGCGTTTTCCGATGTGCCGTAGAAACTCTTGATTCTTAGATTCTGCTTGATCCATTTAGGAGGGCAGCTCTACCTGCCAGCGACAACGGTACAGCTCGGCAATGTTCAAGTCATCTGCCCTGAGCGGAGATGAAGGGCGTATGACGACCAGCAGAAGAATGACGCTGATCAGGATTTGCGATGAGATTGAGTGTGTGAACAAAATTGCAAAGCACCCCGCGGTATGTCGCGGGGTGCCCATGGGTAGGATCACTAACTGGCGTCCCATGCAGTTTCTTTGGCAATCTGCTGGATGGCAATGCGGCCAAAGGCAAAGGCGCCGCTTGTGCTGCCGCCGCCGACATAGTATTGGGAGTTAACGTTGGCTGTTACGGACCCAGCGGCATAAAAACCGGTGATGACGCTGCCCTTGGCAGTTAGGACTTGTGATTTTGGGTTTATACGCAAGCCGCCAGTTGTTTGAGCAAACACTCTGTTTATCTCACGTTTATAGGCATAGAACGGACCCGTTTCAATTTTCTGGAGTACGCTCGGATCCTTGTTGAACTGGTCATCCTTGCCGGCGGCAGCAAAGGTATTATATCGTGCCAACGTCTGCCCAAGGTATGGTGCGCTGATCTTTGTGGCCAGCTCATCAATTGTATTTGCAGAATGTGTGACGAGATATTGGGCGGTGGCGGCGCCGATGCTGTCATAAATCTTCTGGTCGAAGATGATCCATGCTGACGGGTAGGTGTTGACAATCCACGCACCCATTTCCGAACCAGACAGGTCTTCGGGGGCGAATCGTTCTCCTGATGGATTGACAATGATTGCTTTCACAAAGTTGTTTGTCTCGTAATAAATGGGACACCAGTTTTCAGCATTGTTGAGCGACTTGGTGCCTGCCCCAATTGCTTGCCCCATGAGGAGGCCGGTCCCAATATCCATACAGTTGCCTGCATAGGAGGGTACTTGACCACCGTTACATAACGCAGACTTCGGCTGATACAATTCCAGCAGGTCCTTGTTGTTGATAAAACCCCCGTTACAGAAAAGCACCGCCTTTTTTGCCTTGTAGTAGTAGGTGGTCGACTCGTCCACCACCGGTACTCCGTTGTCATCCGTTTCGCCGGCTTTTGTTTTTACTGCGGCGACCCCGACCACGCGCCCATCGGCATTGGTAATCAAGCGGGTAGCCCTGGTGTTGTACAGAACTTTGTCGTTCGTACCCATGGAGGCCAGCGCTTTGGTTTCCAGTGCAACCCACAGTGTATTGCCGGCAGTAGTGCCGAGATAGTTACCGTTTGCATCTTTTTTCTTTTCGGCCATATGCATATGCGGCACAGCCTTGCTTGTTTTGCCGTCACGTACAAGTCGACGCTCGTTGCCGTAGATGAGAACACCACCAGATGGAGGTGACGTGTATAGGGGCTGATAATTCCCGTATGTCACTCCGGCATCTTTAAGCATGCTGTAGACCTCGGCAATGTTTTCGCTGTATGCCTTGATCAAGGCAGCATCTCCACCAACACCCACAGCAGCAAGAGTGGTGGTATAGAATTCGTCAGCAGTTTCAGTAAAGCCGGAGGCGGTTTGATCGGCAGTACCGGCACCCAACCAAGTGCCACCACCGCACTTATAGGTGCTTGGGGCGTAAACCCGTTGTCCTATGGGCTTTTTATCTTCGTCCTGGGCTTCCAGCACCAGCAGCTTTGCATTGATCCCCTTTTCCTTGTTTGTGATCATTGCCGCCGCTGCCGCGCCGCCGAATCCGACTATTACAACATCGGCCTCAGCATCCCATGCTGCTGGTAAATTCGGATCTGTGGTGGTGTTGCTGGAGCTACCAATTCGAGTGACATTGTCCCCGCAGCCAGCAGTAAGCCCCAAAGCCATTGTTCCCATGGCAAGACCACTTGCCTTAAGAAAACCACGGCGTGACATATCTTCTTTTGTTTTTTGTGTGCCTTGTTTACTCATATAGATAGTCCCTTTCTATGGCCTTACATGTATTAAAAACATATTGATTCATCTGTTACGGTTGGGTTGCCAGATAGTCTGCAATTTTCTGTAACTGTGTATCGTCCAAACCAAAAGTCATGCCGTAATTCTTGAACGCCGTTACATTTCTGAATGCCGCTGGTATGCGTGTGGGTACACCATGGCATGTTGAAGTGCCGCAGCTTTTTTTGTATTGTGCCTCTCCGTCCAACACGCCACTGCCACCGCTGGTTGTGCTCTTAAATGTGCCTGATACGTTGCCAATAGTTAATGTTGTGGTTGTGGTTGTGCCGTTTAAAGCCGAAGCGGTATGCCGTACCCGTACAGATTGCCCTGTACTTACCGTGCCGGCAGTAGTGGTAAATTCTGCGTCTCCGATGGAGTAGCTGCCGCCTGTAACACTGATAGGCACAGCACCGGTAACGCCACTAACGGTAATTGAGTTGGAAGTTACTGTAGAAGATGGTGCTACATCAGTTTGGCTTGTAAACGTGAAAGATTTTTGAGTTGTACCACCAGTGTTAGTATCAGTTTCGTATATTGTTTTATCTTCTCCACAGCCACTAAATGTGAATAACGAAATCAACAATACAGCAAAAATCAAATATCTTTTTAACTCCATCTCTCGTTAAATCCTTTCTGTGATTTTTTGTTGCTAATTTGTGTTTAGTAGCTTCAAATGTACTGATGTAGGTCCATTACCTAGCTGCCTCCTTCCGTGTAGGTATTGATATGCTTGTTGGGATATTTTATTCTGCCAGTATTAGCTAAGATTGTGCCAAAGTGGATTTGAGTGGTAATTGCCTGTAATTATTGCTTGTTTTTGGCAGGCTTTCCGCTGTTGGTCGTATACGACAAAGGCTTGTGTCGTATATGGTGATTTGATGTTGTTTTGTCGTATATGACGACAATAGTGGTGTGTTGGGCTTTGGGGTTGATGCGCTTTGGGTCGGGGTGGGGCATAATCGCTGGTGTTGTCAGGTGTATGTGTGAGTATTGGCTGTCATTTTATCTGGGGTGCTTTGTAGATTCTGGTCTGTTGAATTCATGCGACCGATAGCTTCAGTGGTAAATTGTCCTGTGTTCATGAAGAGTGCGGCTGTTATGGTGTGTAACTATAGTGTTAATGGCACGCTGACATGCCTTTGGGGTGCTCGATATTGCACGTCTAGTTGTTTAATATGGTAATTATGGTGTCGTATTTGGCAAGGATGTTGCTGACTGTCTCATTCAACAACAGTTTGAATATGCTTCAAAATAACACTGCATCAGGAGAAGGTTGTCATGACTGTCAACAAGGAAGAGTTTTTCAGGGAAATGACGTTAAGGATGTCGAGCAGTCTTGACATCAACATAGTCTTAAAACTGGTGCTGGAGTACCTACAGAGATTTATGCCTCTCAACCAAGTGCACTTGTCTTACGCTGCGGATGGACAACTGGCTGAAAGCAATACGAGCAATTGTGTCGCATTGGCAAACGACGGTATGTATCCCGACATTCGGTGTCATGCCTCTCAGCCTTCCAAAATACAACAGTGGGTACTTAAACAGAAGAGACCTTTCATGGATAAAGATATTCTTGTAGTTAACGACTGCCAGCACATCGCTTCTGGTCCGGATAGCGCCAGCTCTCTCATTGTGCCTCTTCGAATCGACACCAAGCTTATCGGATTTTTATGGCTTTGGGCTATGGGTGAAAACAGATTTAACGCTGACCATGCCGATTTGTTGGAAAGTGTGGCCGCTCCATTTGCATTGGCGTTGTCTAATGTTAATAGCTACGCTTCATTGCTTAAAAACAGGGAGACAATCATAGACGATAACCGTTTTCTGAATAATGAACTCCTTTCGCAGGCGGAAGGCAGAATCATCGGAGCGAGTATGGGGTTACGTGACGTGATGATACTGGTGCAACAGGTGGCACGACAAAATACCACGGTGCTGATCGTTGGCGAAACGGGAACGGGCAAGGAGGGAATTGCCAATGCGATCCATTTTGCCTCACCGCGTAAAGATGGCCCCTTTATCAAGATCAACTGCGGTGCAATTGCCGAAAATCTTATTGATGACGAATTATTTGGTCATGAAAAGGGAGCATTTACGGGGGCTACTTCTGAAAAGCGTGGGAGGTTTGAGCGGGCCAATGGTGGCACATTTTTTCTCGATGAAATCGGCGAATTACCGCTTCAGAGTCAGGTAAGGTTGTTGCGTGTATTACAAAATAAGGTGATCAGCCGTGTGGGTGGAGAGAAGCCAATTCCTGTTGACGTGCGGATAATAGCGGCAACCAATCGAGATTTGAAACAGATGGTTGCTGAAGGTCGGTTCCGGGAAGACCTCTGGTTTCGTCTGGAGGTCTTCCCTATCTCGATACCACCTCTTCGACAGCGTAAAGAGGATATTCCCGCCTTGATCCGCCACTTTGTGACGCAGAAAAGCAAGGAGCTGAACATTGCTCCTTCCCCTGCAGTTGCGCCAGGCGCGTATGAGAGACTTATGAGTTATGGCTGGCCTGGCAATGTCCGTGAGCTTGAAAATATGGTGGAACGAGAGCTGATTCGCTATCAAGGTGGGCTCCTGAGATTCGACTGTCTGTTGCTGGAAGAAAAATGTCGAGAAGCCGCTGCGGTGTCCAACAATATCGAAACATCTACCAGGCCTTTAAGTCTCGACGAAGCAATGTGCTTGCATATCAACAATGTTTTGGAGATGACAAACAATAAGATTCATGGGACCAACGGAGCTGCAGAATTGCTTGGCATCAATCCTAGCACGTTGCGAGGGCGAATGCGTAATCTTGGAATCCTGCACGGAACAAGAAACGCAAAACGAACTAAGTAGATCGAGGTACTAACTGCCTAGGTGGTGCATATTTGAAATAAGTAGTCTGGTGTCTGGTATAAACATGTGGGCCATACGGTTCAGAGCAATGCTGCCTGTTAGTGGTCGTACTTAAGGCGGATGGCTCAACTTTTGGATTTTGTTGTCTGTTATATTCATTAAAATTTCTTGCTGAGCCCCAGGTGAAAGGTGACATCAGGGGCTGTGGCCACTGCGATATCCTCGCCAACACCGATATCAAGCTGATAGTTGCCCGGCAGTTTGAGGGTGCCGCCGGTGGTGAGCAGGGCGGTTGCCTTGCCCAGTTCGCTGAGGGAACTTTGGTTATAGAAGGCTGAGGTGAGGGAGCACTGTACCTTGAAGCTGACCCAGTCCGCCGGTGACCAGCCCAAACCGGTGCTGCCGAAGCCAACGAAGTTTTCGCGCTGGTTTTTCAGGATGTCGCCATCGCTGGTGTACAGACCCCCGACTGATGCAAACAGGCCCAGCGTCCCCCATTCTGTCCGGCGATTCATGGCGCCGCTGAGGAACAGGGCAATGTCAACACCGCCACTCCCCCGCAGGCTGGCGCTGTCGCCGGTGGGCAGCTTGAGCTGACTGCGCAGTGCAAGCGTATCATGATCGGTTTCGGTCTGCTGTTCAAACAACCGGTAGGCACCCAGAATGCTGAGATCCCCGATGCCGCCTGAGGCGTGGCTTATATCAAGCTGCTTGACGCCGTTTCTGCTGTAATAATAGCGCAGTTTGTTTTTTTGGGCCGTGTCGCGGCCACCCTGGGGGAGTCCGAATACTCTATGCCAATCCATGATGAAGCCATCCAGAAAACCGCCACCCTGGAGGGTTACCGGGAGTTCAAGGCCCAGCTCAAGCCTGTCGGTTATGCCGTAACGTCCGGCCAGGGTCCAGCGGTAGAGCTCGCCATCCAGCAGGATATGTTCATTGGCAGTGCTCTTGGTGCTGTACAGGCTGGCAATATCCTGGGTCAACTGCAGCTGGGAACTGCCTGCGGCAAGCACTGTGGATGAGGTCTCTGACGGCAATCCGTAAATCTGTATCAGCGGATTGAGGTTTGTTGTACGGAAGGGAGTGATCTCAACGGCGAAGGCACTGTTTGCCCAAACCGCGGATACAAAAGCCATGATCAACAAGCGGAATGAAAAAGGCAGATTCATGTCAAATACTCCCCGGAAAACTGGTAAAATAAAAAAAGTATGCTCGTGAAAAAAAGAGTCTGCTGTATCGGGTGGAGTAATACCGTGTTACTCTCAGCTTGTCCAGCAGAAGCAGGTTGTATTGGCAACAGAGCCACGGAAGGAGTCGTGTAATGAACTATAGAGCTGTTGTATGGTCCCTGTGTAGCCTGCTCCTGCTTTGGGGCTGTTCCTCTGCTCCGTTGTTGCAACCGTTGCCACCCGATGCCGTTGTCCTGGCTTTTGGCGACAGCCTGACGGCCGGTACCGGCGCAACGCCTGAAACCAGCTATCCCGCTGTCCTAAGCCGTCTGATCGGACGCACGGTGGTGAATGCCGGGATACCCGGTGAGGTGACCGCGGCAGGCCTGGCGAGGCTGGCCGAGACACTGGACCGGGAAAAACCGGCACTGGTGCTGCTCTGTCTGGGAGGGAACGATTTTTTGCAGCGGCTTGATCAGGCCAAGACCGGGGAAAATCTGCGCAGCATGGTCCGCATGATGCGTGAACGGGGGATCGCTGTGGTTTTGATCGGAGTGCCGCGGTTGGGATTCGGGGTGGATGTACCGGGGTGGTATGCTGAACTGGCCAAAGAAGCGGGTGTGCCGTATGAAGGCAAACTGCTGAAACGGATTCTGGCCGACCGTTCACTCAAGTCGGACCCGATCCATCCCAATGCTGCCGGTTATCAGCAGCTTGCGGAGGGACTGGCTGCAGTCTTGAAGAAAAACGGGGCGCTGCCCAAATAATGCCGGTTAGAGCGGGCAGGGGGGATTGCTCAGGCGGCCACAATGGCGCGGTTTCTGCCCCCCAGCTTGGCCTGGAACAAGGCCTGGTCAGCACGGGAGATCGCTTCAAAAATGTTCTGGTCCGGCTTGTACTCGCAGACGCCCAGGCTGATGGTAAGCTGGATCCCCGGCCGGTTGACCTTGAATTCGGTCATGGCAACTGATTCGCGGATCTTGTTGGCAACGGCAAGGGCACCGTCAAGTTGGGTCTCCGGCAGCAGAACCAGAAATTCTTCGCCACCCCAGCGTGAACAGATGTCTTCA
Above is a window of Trichlorobacter lovleyi SZ DNA encoding:
- a CDS encoding nuclear transport factor 2 family protein; translated protein: MNEKLSRKTFLKASAIGTIGVATMGLAACASSDAAETSTSETDILQLQDRLWVLEAKEEIRYKLCLYCRGDDRQDAEEGKKMFAEDSYVDFGTNPDTGPVFKGTGWDWVDKCVNVTDKGITAAGGFYAHFMGNIAITVNGKKAGSETYVTAPVMFPNGDGTYTLIQGVARYCDKWEYRNGEWLVIERHVTNDYGYYLQSSALLKPYDGSFDKNDPSYAALAYGK
- a CDS encoding FAD-binding protein, with product MSKQGTQKTKEDMSRRGFLKASGLAMGTMALGLTAGCGDNVTRIGSSSNTTTDPNLPAAWDAEADVVIVGFGGAAAAAMITNKEKGINAKLLVLEAQDEDKKPIGQRVYAPSTYKCGGGTWLGAGTADQTASGFTETADEFYTTTLAAVGVGGDAALIKAYSENIAEVYSMLKDAGVTYGNYQPLYTSPPSGGVLIYGNERRLVRDGKTSKAVPHMHMAEKKKDANGNYLGTTAGNTLWVALETKALASMGTNDKVLYNTRATRLITNADGRVVGVAAVKTKAGETDDNGVPVVDESTTYYYKAKKAVLFCNGGFINNKDLLELYQPKSALCNGGQVPSYAGNCMDIGTGLLMGQAIGAGTKSLNNAENWCPIYYETNNFVKAIIVNPSGERFAPEDLSGSEMGAWIVNTYPSAWIIFDQKIYDSIGAATAQYLVTHSANTIDELATKISAPYLGQTLARYNTFAAAGKDDQFNKDPSVLQKIETGPFYAYKREINRVFAQTTGGLRINPKSQVLTAKGSVITGFYAAGSVTANVNSQYYVGGGSTSGAFAFGRIAIQQIAKETAWDAS
- a CDS encoding cytochrome c, producing MELKRYLIFAVLLISLFTFSGCGEDKTIYETDTNTGGTTQKSFTFTSQTDVAPSSTVTSNSITVSGVTGAVPISVTGGSYSIGDAEFTTTAGTVSTGQSVRVRHTASALNGTTTTTTLTIGNVSGTFKSTTSGGSGVLDGEAQYKKSCGTSTCHGVPTRIPAAFRNVTAFKNYGMTFGLDDTQLQKIADYLATQP
- a CDS encoding sigma-54-dependent Fis family transcriptional regulator, with the protein product MTVNKEEFFREMTLRMSSSLDINIVLKLVLEYLQRFMPLNQVHLSYAADGQLAESNTSNCVALANDGMYPDIRCHASQPSKIQQWVLKQKRPFMDKDILVVNDCQHIASGPDSASSLIVPLRIDTKLIGFLWLWAMGENRFNADHADLLESVAAPFALALSNVNSYASLLKNRETIIDDNRFLNNELLSQAEGRIIGASMGLRDVMILVQQVARQNTTVLIVGETGTGKEGIANAIHFASPRKDGPFIKINCGAIAENLIDDELFGHEKGAFTGATSEKRGRFERANGGTFFLDEIGELPLQSQVRLLRVLQNKVISRVGGEKPIPVDVRIIAATNRDLKQMVAEGRFREDLWFRLEVFPISIPPLRQRKEDIPALIRHFVTQKSKELNIAPSPAVAPGAYERLMSYGWPGNVRELENMVERELIRYQGGLLRFDCLLLEEKCREAAAVSNNIETSTRPLSLDEAMCLHINNVLEMTNNKIHGTNGAAELLGINPSTLRGRMRNLGILHGTRNAKRTK
- a CDS encoding DUF3187 family protein; the protein is MNLPFSFRLLIMAFVSAVWANSAFAVEITPFRTTNLNPLIQIYGLPSETSSTVLAAGSSQLQLTQDIASLYSTKSTANEHILLDGELYRWTLAGRYGITDRLELGLELPVTLQGGGFLDGFIMDWHRVFGLPQGGRDTAQKNKLRYYYSRNGVKQLDISHASGGIGDLSILGAYRLFEQQTETDHDTLALRSQLKLPTGDSASLRGSGGVDIALFLSGAMNRRTEWGTLGLFASVGGLYTSDGDILKNQRENFVGFGSTGLGWSPADWVSFKVQCSLTSAFYNQSSLSELGKATALLTTGGTLKLPGNYQLDIGVGEDIAVATAPDVTFHLGLSKKF
- a CDS encoding arylesterase produces the protein MNYRAVVWSLCSLLLLWGCSSAPLLQPLPPDAVVLAFGDSLTAGTGATPETSYPAVLSRLIGRTVVNAGIPGEVTAAGLARLAETLDREKPALVLLCLGGNDFLQRLDQAKTGENLRSMVRMMRERGIAVVLIGVPRLGFGVDVPGWYAELAKEAGVPYEGKLLKRILADRSLKSDPIHPNAAGYQQLAEGLAAVLKKNGALPK